DNA sequence from the Cystobacter ferrugineus genome:
GGCGATCTTCGCCATGGGCTGGAGCGCCCCGTGCGTGGCGTTGGGCGAGATGAGCCCGATGCTGAAGTGGCACACGAAGAACACGGGCATGAGGGTGCCCAGACGGGCCATTCCACCCAGGGTGATGAGCACGAGCACCGTGGCGCCGGTGACGCACAGGGCCATGCCCACCTTCAGCAGCGTGGCGGCGGACACGCCCCGGGAGCTCAGCCGCCCATTGGTGAACGCGCCCGTCATCGACGCCACGGCGGTGATCGCGAAGCACAAGCCGTAGACGGTGGGGGAGACGCCCAGCACGTCCATCAACACCAGGGACGAGCCGGAGATGTAGGCGAAGGCGCATCCGAACGACAGGGCGTTGATGATGGAGTACCCGATGCTGCGCTTGTGGCGGATCGCCTGCCCGTAGTCGCGCACGAGCCCCTTCACCGACAGGGTCGCCCCCGCCTCCCGCCGCGCGGATTCCTCCAGGCCGAGCCCCGCCGCCATCAGGAGCACCACCCCGCCCGCGGCGAGCGTGGCGTAGATGAAGCGCCAGTGGGCCACCGTCAGCACCCAGGCGCCGATCGTGGGGGCCACCATGGGCGCCACGCCCATCACCAGGGTGACGTAGGACAGTCGGGCCCGTGCGGTCGCGCCCTCGAACAGATCCCGGATGATGGCGAGCACCAGCACCGAGCCGGCTCCCGCGCCCGCTCCCTGGATGAAGCGCCAGGACAAGAGGACCGGCAGGGAGTGGGAGAGGGTGCAGCCCACGCCGGCCACCGCGAACACCGTGCAGCCGATCAGCAGCAACGGCCGCCGTCCGTAGCGATCCGACAGGGGCCCGTAGACGAGCGGCGCCAGGGCGAACCCCAGCATGAAGAGGCTCAGCGACAGCGACGCCCCGGCCGACGTCGTCCCGAGGGACTGGGCCATGACCGGGAGCGCCGGCAACCCCATGTCGATGGAGAACGGCGGCAGCATGCTGAGCGCGCCCAGAAGCAGGGTGAAGGCAAAGGAGGTGGGCCGGATTCGCAAGGGCGTCCTCAATGGGGTGTATCGCGATGCGGTACAGTGTATTGTAAAGCGGTACATAGGTAGAGGCCAACGGAGCGGGTGTCAATCCAAAGGTCCGAGGAGCCCATGACGGAGAAGGACGAGGTGGAGAAAGAGGAGGGGGGACGGCGGGGCGAGAGCATCCAGGTGATCGCCCGGGCGGCGGCCATCCTGCGGGCGCTCGCCGGCCAGTCGGACGGGCTGAGCCTGGGGCAGATCGCCAGGCGGGTGGAGCTGCCCCGGTCCACGGTGCAGCGCATCGTCGGCGCGCTGGCGGCGGAGCAACTGGTGACGGTGGGCCGGACGGGCGAGGGCGTGCGGCTGGGGCCGACCCTGGCGCTGCTGGCCGCCGCCGCGCAGACGGATCTGCTCTCCGTGGCGCAGCCGCACCTCGAGGCGCTCACGCGGCGCGTGCACGAGACGGTCAACCTGTCGGTCTTCCAGGGCAACCAGGCCGTCTGCGTGGCGATCAGTCAGTCGGAACGGGAGCTGAGCGTGCGCTCCTTCCTGGGCAGTTCCTTTCCGCTGTACTGCACCGCCCATGGCAAGGCGCTGCTCGCGGAGATGTCGGACGAGGACGTCACCCGGCTCGTCGGCTCGCGCATCGAGCCACTGACGGTCAACACGGTGCGCTCCCTGCCCCAGTTGCTGGCGCAACTGCGCGAGGTGCGCGAGCGGGGAATGGCCTTCGACCTCGGTGAGCGCACGGAGGGCATCTGTGCCGTCGGGGTCACGCTGCGGCTGGCGACCGGGCCCCGCTATGCCCTGTCGATCCCGGTGCCCTCCCTGCGCTTCGAGGCACAGCTCCCCATGCTGCGCGAGGAACTGCTGCGCTGCCGGGAGGACATCGAGGCCGCGGCGGGAGTGGCCCTGCGTCCCGCCGCGTCGTTCGTTGGAAAACCGGAGTAGGTGGGGGCCTCAGGCGCCCGCCATCTCGCCCAGGTTGCGGATGAGCACCTCGCGCGGCTTGGCCCCGTCCGCCGGGCCCACCACGCCATCGCGCTCCATGCGCTCGATCATTCGCGCCGAGCGGTTGTAGCCGATGCGCATCTTGCGCTGGAGCATGGAGATGGACACGGCCTTCATCTCGCTCACCGTGGCCAGCGCCTGATCGTACAGCTCGTCGGACAGATCGTCCTCCTCGCCGCCACCGCCCTCGCCGTCCTCGTCGCGCGGCTTGAGGATGGACTCGTCGTAGACGGGCTTGCCCTGGGCCTTGAGGTGGTCCACCGCCCCCTTGATTTCATTCTCGGAGACGAAGGCACCGTGCACGCGCTGCAGGTGCGCGCTCGTGGGGGGCATGATGAGCATGTCGCCCATGCCCAGCAGGGCCTCGGCGCCCACCGTGCCCAGAATGGTCATCGAGTCCGGCTTGGAGCGCAGCATGAAGCTGATGCGCGTGGGGAAGTTGGCCTTGATGATGCCCGTGACGACGTCCGTGGACGGACGCTGCGTGGCCACCATGAGGTGGATGCCGGCGGCGCGCGCCATCTGCGCCAGGCGCGCCACGTACGTCTCCACCTCGCGGCTGGCCACCATCATCAGGTCGGCCAGCTCGTCGATGATGACCACGATGTAGGGCAGCTTCTTCCACTCCTTCTTCTCCTCCTCGGGAGTGGAGGACTCGCCCGCGGCCTCGAGCGCGGCGTCCACCGCCTCGTCCATGCCGTCATCACCGTCCGCGTCGGCTTCCGCGGCGCTCTGCTGCTCGGGCGCGTCGTCGGACTCGGGCAGGGCCTCGCGCATCTCCTCGTCGTCGTCGAAGCGGGGCGCGGCGACGCCCGGACCCGTGCTCGCGGCGGCGGGGGTGGGCTCCTCGATGACGGCATCCTCGGGGGTGGCCACGTCCACCACGAGCACCTTCTTGGGCTTCTTGGGCGCGGCGGTGGCCTTGCGCGGGGCGGCCTCGGTGGCGCGCGCGGCGCGCTCGGCCTCGTTGGTCTCCACGAACTTGTTGAAGCCGGCGATGTTGCGCACGCCCGCCTCGGACAGCATCTGGTAGCGTCGCTCCATCTCCTCCACGGCCCAGCGCAGCGCGAGCGCCGCCTTCTTCGGATCCGTCACCACGGGCAGGAGCAGGTGGGGGATGCCCTCGTAGACGGACAACTCGAGCATCTTCGGGTCCACCATGATGAAGCGCACCTCCTCGGGCGTGGACTTGAGGAGGATGCTCATGATCATGGAGTTGACCGCCACGGACTTACCCGAGCCGGTGGTACCCGCGATGAGCAGGTGGGGCGCCTTGGCCAGGTCGAAGACGTACGGCATGCCCTCGATGTCCTTGCCCACGCACATGGTGAGCTTGCTGCTGGCCTTCTGGAACACGTCCTGCTCGGCGATCTCCTTGAGGTAGACCGTCTCGCGGTCGCGGTTGGGCACCTCGATGCCGACCACGCCCTTGCCGGGGATGGGGGCGACGATGCGCACGCGCATGGCCTCCATGGCCATGGCCAGGTCGTCCTGGAGCGCGGCGATCTTGCTCACCTTGATGCCGGGGCCCGGGAGGAACTCGTACATGGTGACCACGGGGCCGGGACGGATCTCCACCACCTCGCCGGTGATGCCGAAGTCGGCGAGCTTGGCGCGCAGCTTCTCCGCCGTGGTGAGGAAGGCGTCCTTGTCGAGCGCCGAGCGCTCCTTCTTCTCGATGGCGAGCACGTCCATCGGCGGCAGCGAGAAGCTGGTGCGGCCTCCCACGAACTGGAACTCGTGCTCCTTCTTCTTCACCACGGCGGTGGGTTTGGGCGGGGCCTTGGGCTCCACGATGAGCGGGGTGCGCGCCGCCTGGGGAGCGGG
Encoded proteins:
- a CDS encoding DNA translocase FtsK, coding for MAERKARGEKTVLSRQEIATRRKALAEKKAQRGGGGGEAGPGRKALVGLFLMAVSVLSLVSVATFNAKDRRGTSYQNAVGPIGHLIADNLRGLLGFWAYLLPLCGLYAAMIVFVGNRERRRWPQMVALVLLTLSGAVLAQLFIGNQPGQAHPPGGFVGATLGGMLVGLFSTVGTIILVTTVCAAALIVGTQYTFLKLCSLAWSGACALGQRVEAAALAFWEQQKEAYKERKERAAQEDEEEAAFLAQIEQEEAELEEAEQLVAEAEAAEAELMAEEALRLARQEEKERLALAKKTAKEAKDAAREARAKAADAPAHVPNIVTAPVPAARPAPGADPVWASFLSPSGAANAVPIAPAVPQPPPADAAKGKRGKAPNIVTGPAMEALAEAPDAEAPAPSPAASALALASPAAIVPAPAAPPAPQAARTPLIVEPKAPPKPTAVVKKKEHEFQFVGGRTSFSLPPMDVLAIEKKERSALDKDAFLTTAEKLRAKLADFGITGEVVEIRPGPVVTMYEFLPGPGIKVSKIAALQDDLAMAMEAMRVRIVAPIPGKGVVGIEVPNRDRETVYLKEIAEQDVFQKASSKLTMCVGKDIEGMPYVFDLAKAPHLLIAGTTGSGKSVAVNSMIMSILLKSTPEEVRFIMVDPKMLELSVYEGIPHLLLPVVTDPKKAALALRWAVEEMERRYQMLSEAGVRNIAGFNKFVETNEAERAARATEAAPRKATAAPKKPKKVLVVDVATPEDAVIEEPTPAAASTGPGVAAPRFDDDEEMREALPESDDAPEQQSAAEADADGDDGMDEAVDAALEAAGESSTPEEEKKEWKKLPYIVVIIDELADLMMVASREVETYVARLAQMARAAGIHLMVATQRPSTDVVTGIIKANFPTRISFMLRSKPDSMTILGTVGAEALLGMGDMLIMPPTSAHLQRVHGAFVSENEIKGAVDHLKAQGKPVYDESILKPRDEDGEGGGGEEDDLSDELYDQALATVSEMKAVSISMLQRKMRIGYNRSARMIERMERDGVVGPADGAKPREVLIRNLGEMAGA
- a CDS encoding multidrug effflux MFS transporter; translation: MRIRPTSFAFTLLLGALSMLPPFSIDMGLPALPVMAQSLGTTSAGASLSLSLFMLGFALAPLVYGPLSDRYGRRPLLLIGCTVFAVAGVGCTLSHSLPVLLSWRFIQGAGAGAGSVLVLAIIRDLFEGATARARLSYVTLVMGVAPMVAPTIGAWVLTVAHWRFIYATLAAGGVVLLMAAGLGLEESARREAGATLSVKGLVRDYGQAIRHKRSIGYSIINALSFGCAFAYISGSSLVLMDVLGVSPTVYGLCFAITAVASMTGAFTNGRLSSRGVSAATLLKVGMALCVTGATVLVLITLGGMARLGTLMPVFFVCHFSIGLISPNATHGALQPMAKIAGVASAVLSGLRMLGAALASALVAWFFDGRSALAVTGVMAGFALSALLVYVLLVRPEERRAEPPAVPVQA
- a CDS encoding IclR family transcriptional regulator codes for the protein MTEKDEVEKEEGGRRGESIQVIARAAAILRALAGQSDGLSLGQIARRVELPRSTVQRIVGALAAEQLVTVGRTGEGVRLGPTLALLAAAAQTDLLSVAQPHLEALTRRVHETVNLSVFQGNQAVCVAISQSERELSVRSFLGSSFPLYCTAHGKALLAEMSDEDVTRLVGSRIEPLTVNTVRSLPQLLAQLREVRERGMAFDLGERTEGICAVGVTLRLATGPRYALSIPVPSLRFEAQLPMLREELLRCREDIEAAAGVALRPAASFVGKPE